The region ACGCAGCGTCGCATACTTCGTCGTCGCGATATAGCGTGCGAAGTATCTGATTGAACGACGATCCCGCCGTCTTGGGAATGTGATGGAACACAATTTGGCGCGCCAGCCGCTCCCGACTGCGCACCATGCCGCAAAACGAATAGTCAACTGTGCGCTCACGCATGTGCTGTTTACCTCTTCGAACCTCAAGGGGCCGAACCAACGCTTTGTATAAACTCATCCCACCGGGGCGAAATGGCCTCCGCCGTGTAGCGCGCCGAAATTCGCTTCGCGCGCCGACGATACTCGGCGAATGTTTCGGAAGCGTTGCGCAACGAGATCGCCTCGCGTATTCCACCGACAATTGATTCGACGGAGTAAGGGTTGAAGTAGATACAGGCGTCCTCGTAGACCTCCCGATGCACCGGGATGTCGGATGCAGCAACGACACCACCGCTCATCATCGCTTCCACGCCGGAGTAATCAAAACCTTCCGCGTAGCTCGGACAAATCGTCACCTTCGCGTGCTTGTAGAGATCGCGCAAATCCGGGGCCGCGACATTGCTCAGCAGGAACAATTCCCCCCTCTCGACCCACGGCACTATTGCGTCGACGAATTCGGCATAGTCCCACCCCAGATCCCCGACGAGCACGAGCTTCAACGCCTCATTGTGGCGAGACCGAAGCAGTTCCCACGCAGCCACGAGCGACGTATGATTCTTTCTCGGCTCAACCGTCGACACCATGAGCAAGTACTCGAAATCCTGCTGATCGGCATTCAATCGGCTTCGCGTAAAGACGTCGACATGGCTACTACTGAGCGCCTTGTATTTCTTCGCAAGCGGCCGAAACAGCCTGGAAGATACAATATCCTTGACTAATTCTTTAGGAGAATCAATTTCACTATAGATCGGCGAGACTGTATTATGAATGACAACCGCGCGATCCTCGATTTCAGGGAATATCTTCAGGAGATCATTTCTAGTGGCAGCCGAGACACAAGCGAAGTACGCCCCCGAACGAACGTTGCGGGCAAGCGCATCATAGTGCGCGCCATGATGGAAAGCTCGATCCTTGATCGTATGCGGAAGAAAAATCGGTATCGCATCATGATACCGAACAATGAGCTTGGTATTGCTCGACAAGACGCCGGGAAACGGCGTCTGCGAAATAAATACGTCGAAATCTCGGGTTTCGATTTTCTTGAACCGTTTGACCCGCAACAGCCCCGACAGCGAGATCTTGAGACGATGCAACGTCGCCATCGCAAGCGGCAATACACGGTACTGCGCAGCCAGAACGTGGGGGCGGTCGTCGACCGGGAGCGTTTTCGCGAAGAAACGTCGCCAAACGAAATCTTCAAATTCTACCGGGGCGAAAAACCCAAGCTTTTCGGAAAGACCGGCGATCACGGATGCCCGCAGCGAAATGCCTCGCATTACGATACTAATTGCACGCGAAATTGCTCCGGCGACTCCCCGGCGGCCGTCATCGGTAAACGACACAACAATTTTGGACATCGCGCGAATCTGAGCGGCGGGACGTTCCGACTCCGCGGCATACACCATCTTCGCCGTAATGTCGCGACCGCCCTGCTGGAGCAAACCAGTAACCGCCATCTTTTTGAGGCCCAGCAGCGTACGAAACAACAAGCGTGTTTCCTGCGGAATGCCAGAATACCCGTCCAGCGCCGGTCGAAGTTCAACCAATACACGCACTTTATTCTTCATTGCGACCCTTCTTGGCCAGCAGATCTGCCGCCTTATACGCGCTGCATTTCCCGATAAAAATGATACGCCTCGTCCATTTCCGGAAATTCATACAACTTCCCCCCATGCAAAACCGTCGCTCGCTGACAGTTAGCGCGAATAAATCCCGGATCGTGAGAAACAAAAATCATTGCCCTGGAATTACGCTTCTCGAACAATTCCACATGACATTTTTGACGGAAACGCTCATCCCCGACAGCCGTGACTTCATCGATGAGGAAACAATCGAAATCCACTGCCATCGAAATGGCAAAGGCAAGCTTGGCCCGCATCCCCGCCGAATATGTTTTGACCGGTTCGTTGAGGTATCTGCCAAGCTCGGTGAATTCACGCACAAACGGAAGCTTGTCCTCAACCGATACATCATAAATTCGACATATAAAACGAAGATTGTCGATACCCGTGAGCGAAGTCTGGAATGCCCCGCCAAATGCCAAGGGCCACGAGACGCTCATTCCCCGGTACACACGCCCCTCGGTCGGCCTCTCGGCGCCGCTTATGATACGAATCAGCGTTGATTTCCCCGCGCCATTCCCACCGAGAATACCGATCTTTTCTCCACTTGCTATATCAACGTCGACGCCATCAAGAACCGTACGCTCTCCGGATTTCGTCTGATACGTTTTCTTGACCCGAGTCAGTCGAATCATTCTGGCGTGACCTCACGACCCACGTCGCGAACCAGCGCGAGACCGACCAGAGACATCGCCAGGCAAGCGCACGCCATATATCCGATATCATAATGTGCCGCGACGAGGCTGCCGAAGTACCCTTCGCGAAGCATTTCGACTCCGTGCACCATGGGCAGCCACAGGACGATTTTTTGAAATGCCGGCGAAAGCCAATCCACCATGAAGATGGCGCCCGATAGCGGAAACATCAGATAGGTCACCGGATGCCAAAGCTTCTCGACGAGCTCCGTCTTCTCGCTTAACGCTCCAATGATGAAACCAAGCGACGCACCAAACCAGATAATCATGACCCAGGCAAACATCACCTCGAGAATATCCTCGGGATAGTCAACGAGGCCCAGCGCATGAAATGTAATCATCAACACGAAAAAGGATGCGGTATTACCGACCACCTCCAACAGAATACGAGCAATAAAGATATCTATGACCTTGACATTTCGGTGATACATCAGCGCCAAATTCGGCGTGACCGCCATACTGCACCGCCCGGGCATGTTTCGCCAAAGCAACACCGTCGAATAGCCGGTCAAAGCAAACGCGGAAATAGGGAGATTCGACCCGTGAGTCGCTCCTGTCGCATTCCAAAGAATGGTAATCCCGACCGTGAAGATCATCGGCTCGACAAATAGCCACAGGAATCCGATGTTGTGACGCCCGTACCGGGTCAGGACTTCCCGCATCAGCAATGCGAATATCACTCTTCGCTGAACCGCCAACGATCGACCGAAATTTGTCATGGCGCGTCATTCCTGATGTTCACGAATACCCGCTACCAGCATGCTCAACACGCCCCAGGCCGCGAGCCCCAAAATGAAACAGGCAAATATGTTCCGGACACGCTTGGGTTCCATCGCCACGTCCGGTTCGTTCGGTTCCGCAACCCGTTCCAGATAGATTTGTTTTCTTTCCGCATCTGCCCTGGCTTGCTCCAACGATGTCAGCGCAGAGGCAAGAAGCTTCTCCCCGAACGATTGCTCCAAAGCCAGGCGCTGGTACTCGACCGAACGGTCCGACAACGAATTCTTCTCTCCCGCCACGCCCCCTTTCTCGCTCGCAATCGACGCTTCCAACGCGCCGATAGACGCGGCCAGACTCGGGATCTGCGGATTCTGCGGGCTGAGCATGCGCAATTGCGATAGCTGCGCCTGCTTGGCAATGAGCTCGCCCCGCAACTTCGCTACCAGTTCCAGTTGGATATTGGACTGCCGATCCGGATCGAACAGACTCGCCTTGCTTCGGAATTTCGACAACGCCGTCGACGCAGCCTTTACCTTCGCTTCCGCTCCCGCCACCTCCGCAAGGGCGTAACGGAGCGAATCCTGACGTGAGCGATCGTTGAGTTCATTGACTCGCTTCTCCGCCATCTCGAGCAAATACTTGTTGATCAGGTATGCGTCTTTCGACGTATAGGCCTGAACGCGTAGCGTAGTGACCGCAGTTGCAGTCCCTACGTCGACGGCAACATGGTTTTTGAAATAGCGGTAGAAATACTCGAAGCCATCGCGCCCGATCACGCCCGGGAATCGACTGAAGATATCAGCATAGCGACCGCCAAATGCATCTCTGAGCGGCATTTTCTGCTCGAGAACGACGAGTGCGTCTCTCGACTTTATGTAATCTTGAACGACACTGGTGTCGTCACTGGTCTTTGATAGGGAGACGCCCTGAAGCAATGCCCCCAAACCCGGTTCGCTCGTTCGCTTGGGCGTACGCAGGATAAACTGCGATTCCGAGATGTAGACATCCGACGCAATCAGCCCGTAGTAGAGGGTAGCGATTGCAGTCGGCAGCACCACCGTCACCAGAAACAACGGGGTCAGCCTCAGCCGCCCGATCGTCCATACCCGCCAGAACCATGACGACTCCTGCGCCGGAGCATCGAAGCTCTCCATGGTGGCTCGTTTCGACACGACGGACGAAGGATTATCAACCAGTTCCGCCGCGTCCACCGAGTATGGCGATGACGCGGGAAGCAATTCGTCGACGGAAATGGACGATGCGCGCGCATCGGTCAGCAAATACCTCAAGACGAGTTGGCGATGCTCGAGGTCCGTACCCTCGAATTCCGATTGAATGCGCAGGCGCACCTGACCGTCGCCGGTTTCGAGCAGGAAACGCCACGAATTGAATACATATCCCAAAGCAGTCGGCGTATCTATCGCGGGCGAACAATCCGAATAACGCTCCCTGGCACGGGCAAGCGCCGCTTGCGGGTTCGAAACAGCAATGACCGATTCCAGCATCGGCAAGTCATTACCAGAAAAGAAGTCAGCGAATGCAACGCCATTCATAGTGTTACTCGATTACCACCCGAAACAACGAACACATGCCCTTACCGTCGGCAATGGCACCCATCACCTGCAGCGCCGTCATCAGTACCTGACTGTCTGAACGCCGGTAATCACCGGATACGCAACGGAGAACACGACATTCAAGAATTTTTGAAGTTCGGCAATCGGCGCATTCGAAACGTACAACAGATCGTTGTTGTCGACCCTGAAGCTCTGAGCCACGAAAAACGAATTCGGATCGCGAAGATTCACGCGATACACGACAGGCACCTTTCCGTCCGCAGTCGTACGCACGGGAGCCGTCGGCCATTTCAGCGCGTTGGCGTCTTCAAGTCGGAAGATGAATACGCCCTTTGCATCGGCGCGCGAATCCTGCAAGCCGCCAGCACGCGCCAGGGCCTGCGCAAGCGTGATGCCCTTCGCTTCAAAATTGATTTCGTCATTCTTGCCCGTCGCGCCGAGCACCGTAAAGCTATACGGCTGAAACAGGACAGTGACCACGTCGCCCGCATGCAGCGGGACATTCTGCCGCGGATCACGAATAACCATGTCGAGCGGCAACGAGGCCACCGTCTTGCCGCGCGTTATCTGGATCGTAACCTTGTCAACCGGGTGCTTCGCCCCGCCTGCGCTCGCCAATGCATCAAGCAGGCGCTCGCCCCGAGCGGTCAGAGCCATGCGAGCGTTTTCCGCCACATCGCCCACGACCGTCACATATGACGTCTCGTTGCGTGAAAGCTTCACGAGCACTTGCGGATCGTGCGCCATGCTCTTCAGCCGCGCGGCAATCTCACGCGCCAACTGCGTGGGCGAGCGGCCGGCCGCCTTGACCTGGCCCGCAAACGGAATATTGACATTGCCGTCGCCATCGATGGCTTGATCGGGCAGCACCGTCACGCGCGCGTTCGCCGGCCCCGAACTCCCTTCCGACTGAGCCGCGCCAAAAAGCGTGGCGGGTGGCGCCTCCCAGATGGACACCTGAATCGTATCGCCGACGCCCAACTGTTGCCGGAACGACGCACCGCCGCCCAGCGCCGTCACGAAGTCCGCCGTGTTTCGATCAGCAAACAGCTGGCGCGCGACATCCTCGGTCACATCGACGATCTGAATTCCGGATGGACTCTGCGCAGCCCGCGCGATTTGCGCGCCACTGGCCCCCGACGTAGGGATACTTGAGCAACCGGCGAGCGTGACCGCGCCCATGACACACGCGATCAAAAACGTTTTGCAGAATGGACGCGACATTGTTTATAGTTGGCAAACCTATGAGCTCGCGCATTGTCGCATAACTTCCGGTAGGCGGGGCACCGGCGATAGAGTTTACCAAAGCAAGCCTAACGCGGTGTGAAGACGCGCCTATTGGGCGACGCCCGCCCTGAATTAACACATCCGTAATTTAACCATCGCACGTTCCGAAGTTCGCGCTTGTCAATCATCTACCTAGACGTCACGCGTCTCGTGACCCGCCTTTACCAGGGTCTACTGCCGACGGGAGTGGACCGCGTCGGGCTGCAGTACATCCGGCACTATGGCAGCCGAGCGCGCGCCGTGCTCAGCGAGCGTGGCTTTTTCGCCATTCTGTCGGAAAAAGATTCGGCTCTTGTTTTCGCGTGGCTTACGTCATCAATTGGTAACAAAAATGCGATATTCAGGCTAGCCGCGCATGCCTGCCTGAGATCGATATTCAACGCAAGTTTCCAAAATGGCATATTGTTGCATACAAGCCACAGCGGAATGGAATTTCCACGCTATTACAAGAAACTGGCGAGCCTCGGTATTAAGTCGGTATTCCTCATCCATGACCTCATCCCGCTGACTCATGCCGAATACACCCGCCCGGGAGTCGAGCACACGCATCGCCGGCGAATTCATACGGCGTTAGGGTACGCCAGCGGCCTCATCACCAATTCCCGATCGACGCTGGAATCGCTCGCGGCGGAAGCGACCCGCGCCGCGCTGCCGCTGCCGCCATGCGCAATCGCGCACCTCGCTTCGGGCGTTGAGCCGCAGCCGCCCCGCCAGCGCCTGCTTGATGCCCCCTACTTCGTAATGCTGGGCACCATCGAGCCGCGCAAAAATCACTGGTTCATCCTGCATGTCTGGCGGCGTCTGATCGAACAACTCGGGAACGCCGCGCCGAAGCTGGTCGTGATCGGGCGTCGAGGCTGGGAATGCGAGAACGTCATCGACATGCTGGAACGTTGCGCAAGCCTGCCGGGCACGGTGATCGAAGAGGCCAACTGCTCCGACGAACGCCTTCACGCCTGGTTGCAGCATGCGCGCGCCCTTCTCTTTCCTTCGTTCGTCGAGGGTTACGGGATGCCGCTTGTCGAAGCACTGGGGCTCGGCGTACCCGTCCTTGCAAGCGACCTGGACGTGTTCCGCGAAGTCGCGGCGGACATCCCCGATTACCTCGATCCGCTCGACGGCCCGGCGTGGGCTGCCCGCATCCGTGACTACGCTCGGGACGACAGCCACGAACGCACCGCGCAACTCGCCCGAATCGAACACTTCCGCGAACCGACGTGGGTCGACCATTTCGAACGCGTCGATGCCTTTCTTGACACGCTGCGCTAAATGACCCGATCCACCGCATCGCGTCGGAACTGGTCAAACACCTTACTGCATCCGGTTCGCGTCCTGTGCAGGCAACGGCCAAAGCGCTCGTCGGACACCGACCGCGAGTACATTTGGATAGACCGGAAAATCGGCCGAATGGCATTGAGTATCGCGCACTCCTGCGGCGCCCGGACTCGTGCCGCATGGCCCGGTCCGATCTGGGCGGAAGTACCGGCCGGAACGCCGCTTCTCTCATGGTTCGTTGTACCGGTCACCCACGCCGGACCGGATGCATTCGTGCAAGCGCTCGATGCGGCACTCGAGCAAGACTGTACTGCGGGCACCGCAGCGGCCGTTGCCGAGTTGATGAAACGCGTGCTCGCCAGTCACGCAATACGAGGCCGCGACGGGGTGTCGGAATTTCGTGCGCCCCCTCAGCTGCCCGGCGAAACCCGCGTGTTGCTGATCGACGAGCGCAAGTATTCGCAAGGGATCGGCGCCGTCGCGACGCGCAACAACCGTGGCGCGTTCGAGCGGATGATCCGGGCTGCCCGCGCGGCCCATCCAGATGCCGAATTTTGGCTCGCCCGCACGAGAGATCGTGGCTCCGGTGTGTGGCTATCGGCGTCCGCGGCCGACATCCTCCCTGCCGACATACACCGCCTGGGTGAACACGAATCGCTATGCGCCGCGCTGGAGCACGTCGACCACGTCTACACGGTGGGCGCCTCCGAGGGAATGCAGGCGCTGCTGGCCGGCCGGCGAGTGCATGTGTTCGGCGCGCCATACTATGCCGGCTGGGGCCTGACCGACGATGCCGTTCAGTTGCCCGGTCGCCACGCGCGGCCCACACTCGCGGCGTTGTTCGATGTCGTCTTTCTGCGCTTTGCCCGCTACCTGAATCCCGCCACGCACGCGCCCGGCCGCATCGACGATCTACTCGACGCGATCGAATGGCAGAACACCGTTCGCCGGCGATTCGCCGATCTGCGGCAGGTGGCCGGCATACGCTTCCAATGGTGGAAGCGCCCATTCGCCACCCCATATCTCACGGCCGGGGGCGGAACGCTGAGGTGGACTCGCGACGCAAGCCGTCTGCGCGAAGGGGAGCACGCCGCGCTCTGGGGGGCACGCGGCACGAACGACTTGCCCCCCGGCACAAGGGTCATACGCATCGAAGACGGATTCCTGCATTCGACCGGCCTCGGCTCGGACCACGTGGCGCCGTGCAGCCAGGTCATCGATCGAAGCGGCCTCTATTTCGATCCGAGCCGGCCGAGCGATCTCACGACCATTCTGAACGAAACCGACTTCGACGATGCCGAACTGGTCCGGGCGAACAGGCTACGCCGCGAAATCGCCCGCCTGGGCCTGACCAAGTACAACCTCGGTCGCCGCAAACCGGCATGGTCCCCTCCTCCGGGCAAGCGCGTGGTACTCGTACCCGGTCAGGTGGCGGACGATGCCTCCATCCGGCTCGGCACGCGCGGCATTACGACCGCGGAAGATCTCCTTCGCGAGGTTCGCGCCAGGCGCCCGGACGCCTTCATCGTCTACAAGCCTCACCCGGACGTCCTGTCGGGCAATCGCCGGGGGGCAATCGAGGTGAATGCATGGGCCGACCTGATCGAACAGGATGCCGACCTGATCTCGCTGATAGAAGTGGCCGACGAGATCCACACCCTTTCGTCGCTGTCCGGCTTCGAAGCGCTGATCCGCGGCAAGGCCGTGCATACCTATGGTCTGCCGTTCTATGCAGGATGGGGGCTGACGCAGGACGCGCTCGCGCAACCCTGGCGCAAGCGCACGCTTTCTCTTGATATGCTGACAGCCGGCGTGTTGCTGCGCTATCCGGTCTACTGGGATTGGTCTCTCCGGCTGTTCGCCTCGCCCGAACTCGTTGTTCGGCAACTGGCCATTCCGGCCGCGCGACCGCTGACGAGTATCCGCGGCGATCGCCTGCGGCCGGTTCGGAAAGCATCCCGCTGGATTGCAAGCTGTCTGCGCCATCTCCTCTGGCAATGCGGAAAGTAGCCACACGGCACGCGCAGCCGCCTCAGGAAAGTCATGGCCATACAGGATCTGTCCGCCCCCGGCCGAGCCGGTGCGGGCGTGAACGCCGAACGACCACGCGATCGCTTCGCGACACGGCTAAAGAACGATGCGGGGCATCGGCCCAGCGGAACAAAGGTCATGGGCGCCTGTCGACATAACGAGCAGCATGTTGCGTGCATATGCACAGGCGAGGGCCGTCTACGCGTCTATGCGACAATCGCCGCGTCACCGTTCGGCTGTCCGGCCTCTCAAGTACGCGCACTGCGGCGCCGCTCCCCCCTTGGCCAGCGGTGCGACCGCAAGGCCGACGAGCAGTCGTCGACCTTGCGATGCACGACAACATGCACCTCGGTAGGGAACTCCAGGACCACACATCATGAACATTCATCCGGTCATCCTGTGCGGCGGCAGCGGCTCGCGTCTTTGGCCCATGTCGCGCGGCGGCTATCCCAAGCAGTATCTGAAACTGGCCGGCGATCGATCCCTGGTCCAGCAAACCGCGCTCCGTTTGCGCAACATTCCGGATACGACCGCACCGATCGTTGTCACTAACAACGAACAGCGTTTCCTCGTCGCGGAACAACTTCGTCAGGTCGATATCACTCCGTCGTCGATCGTGCTGGAACCGGTCGGCCGCAATACTGCCCCCGCCATCGCGATCGCCGCGCTGCTCGCCATGCACGACTCGCCCGAAGCGCTGCTGCTGGTGCTGCCATCGGACCACGTCATCCTCAACGAGCCGGCATTCATCACGGCAGCCCGCGAGGCAGCCGCGATCGCGGCGGACAAGCACCTCGTCACCTTCGGCATCACACCCACGCAGGCGCATACCGGCTTCGGTTATATCCGGCGCGGCCCGCTCCTTGCCGACGGTGGACAAGCGTTCAAGGTCGATGCATTCGTCGAGAAGCCCGACGCGTCGACCGCCGAGCGCTTCGTCAGGGACAGCGGGTACTACTGGAATAGCGGCATGTTCATGCTGAAAGCCGCCACGTACATGGAAGAACTGCATCGCCATGCACCGGAAATTGCCCGCCAGGCCGAATTCGCCCTCGCTTCAGCCAAGCGCGACCACGATTTTCTTCGTCTCGACGCTGACGCATTCTTCGCGTGCCCCAATGTCTCGATCGACTACGCCGTCATGGAAAGGACCGAACGTGCTGCTGTCATCGCGACGGCCGACCTGGGCTGGAGCGACATCGGATCGTGGAGCGCACTTGCGGATATCGCGGACACCGATGCGCAGGGTAACGCCCTCGTCGGCGATGTATTCACGGACTCCGTCAAGAACTCATATATTCGCGCGGAACACCGGATGATTGCCGCCCTCGGCCTCGACGACATCGTGATCGTCGAAACCGCCGACGCCGTGCTGGTCGCGCATCGCGACAAGGCCCAGGACGTCAGGAAGATCGTCGAGTGGCTGAATGCCTCCGGCCGCCACGAATCGGTCACGCATCGCCGCGTCGTGCGCCCGTGGGGTTCCTACGAAGGCATCGACCAGGGCGAGCGCTTCCAGGTGAAGCGCATCGTCGTCAATCCGGGCGCGCAACTGAGCCTGCAGATGCATCATCATCGCGCCGAGCACTGGATCGTCGTGAAGGGCACCGCGCTCGTCACGAACGACGGCAAGAAAATCATCCTGACCGAAAATCAGTCCACCTACATTCCGCTCGGCGCAACGCACCGGCTGACGAATCCCGGCAAGATTCCGCTCGAGCTGATCGAGGTGCAGTCCGGCTCGTATCTCGGCGAAGACGACATCGTCCGCTTCGAGGACACGTACGGGCGCACGTCGACCTGACGCGACAGTCCGCGCACGGCGCTTCGCGCGGCGCGCCGGCAAATCGCGCCGGAACGCGGCGAAGCATGCCGAAGCGCAACACCACGCCACGCGGCTTCGCGCGACGAAGATCCGCGGGCGCGCGCATGCGGACCGTTTCACGCAGCGCGCGCCGGTCGCGCATGGCCCGCGCGGCGAAAATCGGCTAGGCTTCGCACATCGCAATCTGCGCGGCGTCTCCTGCGATCACGACGACGCAGACGCCGTGCGCGTTCGACGGAGGTGCTCACGATGTGCCGCTGGCTCGCCTACACCGGCAATCCGATTCCGCTCGAAACCGTGCTGTTTCGCGCGAAGCATTCGTTGATCGATCAGAGCCTGCATTCGCGGATGGGCGCGACGACGACCAACGGCGACGGCTTCGGCATCGGCTGGTACGGACAACCCGACGAGGTTCCGTTCATCTATCGCTGCGTGAGTCCCGCCTGGAACGACCGCAACCTGCGCGAGGCCGCGCGAGCGATTCGCTCGCCGCTCTTTGTCGCGCACGTGCGCTCGGCGACCGACACGCCCGTGCAGGAAACCAACTGCCATCCGTTTCGCCGCGGCCGCTGGCTGTTCGCTCACAACGGCCTGATCCGCCGCTATCACACGCTGCGGCGCGACCTGATGATGCGCATCGATCCCGGGCTCTTCGCGTCGATCGAAGGATCGACGGATTCCGAAGTCATGTTCCATCTCGCGCTCACGTTCGGGCTCGAGCATGATCCGCTCGCCGCGCTCGAACGGATGGCGGGCGCGATCGAGGACGCGGGCGCGCATCACCGCGTCGACGCGCCGCTCAACATGACGGTCTGCGCGACGGACGGCGAGCAGGTCGTCGCGGTGCGCTACTCGAGCGAGCACGATTCGCGCTCGCTCTTTCACAGCACGTCGTTTCGCCATCTGCACGAACTCTACCCGCACGATCCGCGCATCCGCGCAATCGGCGACGACGCATTCCTCGTGCTGTCCGAACCGCTCGTCGATCTGCACGACGCGTGGGAGAAAATCCCCGAAAGCACCGCGATCATTGCGCGCCGCGGCGACATCCGCCAGGTTCCCTTCCAGCCGCGCCGCTCGACGTAGCGCGCGGCGCGCATGGCGAAGGTTGCTCCATCGCCGCGAGTCGGTTATAAAAAACCCCCTTTCGCGTGGCTTCACGG is a window of Burkholderia mallei ATCC 23344 DNA encoding:
- a CDS encoding glycosyltransferase family 4 protein; the protein is MKNKVRVLVELRPALDGYSGIPQETRLLFRTLLGLKKMAVTGLLQQGGRDITAKMVYAAESERPAAQIRAMSKIVVSFTDDGRRGVAGAISRAISIVMRGISLRASVIAGLSEKLGFFAPVEFEDFVWRRFFAKTLPVDDRPHVLAAQYRVLPLAMATLHRLKISLSGLLRVKRFKKIETRDFDVFISQTPFPGVLSSNTKLIVRYHDAIPIFLPHTIKDRAFHHGAHYDALARNVRSGAYFACVSAATRNDLLKIFPEIEDRAVVIHNTVSPIYSEIDSPKELVKDIVSSRLFRPLAKKYKALSSSHVDVFTRSRLNADQQDFEYLLMVSTVEPRKNHTSLVAAWELLRSRHNEALKLVLVGDLGWDYAEFVDAIVPWVERGELFLLSNVAAPDLRDLYKHAKVTICPSYAEGFDYSGVEAMMSGGVVAASDIPVHREVYEDACIYFNPYSVESIVGGIREAISLRNASETFAEYRRRAKRISARYTAEAISPRWDEFIQSVGSAP
- a CDS encoding ABC transporter ATP-binding protein, which gives rise to MIRLTRVKKTYQTKSGERTVLDGVDVDIASGEKIGILGGNGAGKSTLIRIISGAERPTEGRVYRGMSVSWPLAFGGAFQTSLTGIDNLRFICRIYDVSVEDKLPFVREFTELGRYLNEPVKTYSAGMRAKLAFAISMAVDFDCFLIDEVTAVGDERFRQKCHVELFEKRNSRAMIFVSHDPGFIRANCQRATVLHGGKLYEFPEMDEAYHFYREMQRV
- a CDS encoding ABC transporter permease; amino-acid sequence: MTNFGRSLAVQRRVIFALLMREVLTRYGRHNIGFLWLFVEPMIFTVGITILWNATGATHGSNLPISAFALTGYSTVLLWRNMPGRCSMAVTPNLALMYHRNVKVIDIFIARILLEVVGNTASFFVLMITFHALGLVDYPEDILEVMFAWVMIIWFGASLGFIIGALSEKTELVEKLWHPVTYLMFPLSGAIFMVDWLSPAFQKIVLWLPMVHGVEMLREGYFGSLVAAHYDIGYMACACLAMSLVGLALVRDVGREVTPE
- a CDS encoding capsular polysaccharide export inner-membrane protein, BexC/CtrB/KpsE family, which encodes MNGVAFADFFSGNDLPMLESVIAVSNPQAALARARERYSDCSPAIDTPTALGYVFNSWRFLLETGDGQVRLRIQSEFEGTDLEHRQLVLRYLLTDARASSISVDELLPASSPYSVDAAELVDNPSSVVSKRATMESFDAPAQESSWFWRVWTIGRLRLTPLFLVTVVLPTAIATLYYGLIASDVYISESQFILRTPKRTSEPGLGALLQGVSLSKTSDDTSVVQDYIKSRDALVVLEQKMPLRDAFGGRYADIFSRFPGVIGRDGFEYFYRYFKNHVAVDVGTATAVTTLRVQAYTSKDAYLINKYLLEMAEKRVNELNDRSRQDSLRYALAEVAGAEAKVKAASTALSKFRSKASLFDPDRQSNIQLELVAKLRGELIAKQAQLSQLRMLSPQNPQIPSLAASIGALEASIASEKGGVAGEKNSLSDRSVEYQRLALEQSFGEKLLASALTSLEQARADAERKQIYLERVAEPNEPDVAMEPKRVRNIFACFILGLAAWGVLSMLVAGIREHQE
- a CDS encoding polysaccharide biosynthesis/export family protein, whose protein sequence is MSRPFCKTFLIACVMGAVTLAGCSSIPTSGASGAQIARAAQSPSGIQIVDVTEDVARQLFADRNTADFVTALGGGASFRQQLGVGDTIQVSIWEAPPATLFGAAQSEGSSGPANARVTVLPDQAIDGDGNVNIPFAGQVKAAGRSPTQLAREIAARLKSMAHDPQVLVKLSRNETSYVTVVGDVAENARMALTARGERLLDALASAGGAKHPVDKVTIQITRGKTVASLPLDMVIRDPRQNVPLHAGDVVTVLFQPYSFTVLGATGKNDEINFEAKGITLAQALARAGGLQDSRADAKGVFIFRLEDANALKWPTAPVRTTADGKVPVVYRVNLRDPNSFFVAQSFRVDNNDLLYVSNAPIAELQKFLNVVFSVAYPVITGVQTVRY
- a CDS encoding glycosyltransferase family 4 protein; protein product: MSIIYLDVTRLVTRLYQGLLPTGVDRVGLQYIRHYGSRARAVLSERGFFAILSEKDSALVFAWLTSSIGNKNAIFRLAAHACLRSIFNASFQNGILLHTSHSGMEFPRYYKKLASLGIKSVFLIHDLIPLTHAEYTRPGVEHTHRRRIHTALGYASGLITNSRSTLESLAAEATRAALPLPPCAIAHLASGVEPQPPRQRLLDAPYFVMLGTIEPRKNHWFILHVWRRLIEQLGNAAPKLVVIGRRGWECENVIDMLERCASLPGTVIEEANCSDERLHAWLQHARALLFPSFVEGYGMPLVEALGLGVPVLASDLDVFREVAADIPDYLDPLDGPAWAARIRDYARDDSHERTAQLARIEHFREPTWVDHFERVDAFLDTLR
- a CDS encoding capsular polysaccharide biosynthesis protein, coding for MTRSTASRRNWSNTLLHPVRVLCRQRPKRSSDTDREYIWIDRKIGRMALSIAHSCGARTRAAWPGPIWAEVPAGTPLLSWFVVPVTHAGPDAFVQALDAALEQDCTAGTAAAVAELMKRVLASHAIRGRDGVSEFRAPPQLPGETRVLLIDERKYSQGIGAVATRNNRGAFERMIRAARAAHPDAEFWLARTRDRGSGVWLSASAADILPADIHRLGEHESLCAALEHVDHVYTVGASEGMQALLAGRRVHVFGAPYYAGWGLTDDAVQLPGRHARPTLAALFDVVFLRFARYLNPATHAPGRIDDLLDAIEWQNTVRRRFADLRQVAGIRFQWWKRPFATPYLTAGGGTLRWTRDASRLREGEHAALWGARGTNDLPPGTRVIRIEDGFLHSTGLGSDHVAPCSQVIDRSGLYFDPSRPSDLTTILNETDFDDAELVRANRLRREIARLGLTKYNLGRRKPAWSPPPGKRVVLVPGQVADDASIRLGTRGITTAEDLLREVRARRPDAFIVYKPHPDVLSGNRRGAIEVNAWADLIEQDADLISLIEVADEIHTLSSLSGFEALIRGKAVHTYGLPFYAGWGLTQDALAQPWRKRTLSLDMLTAGVLLRYPVYWDWSLRLFASPELVVRQLAIPAARPLTSIRGDRLRPVRKASRWIASCLRHLLWQCGK